In Saprospiraceae bacterium, one DNA window encodes the following:
- a CDS encoding FecR family protein has translation MSPSKFNGYNNFSAKDFAADDDFVRYVCNLHPDDITFWNTFLQIFPEKSQAVREAKLLIQALQPDQALMNQAEVEDLWTTLSKKHHEVFVSHDVGRKFDLLKIKNVFWGTVAASVLILAGVLISHLFKGEDTFIYKTGFDQIASVVLPDSSMVTLNANSSIKVWSSGLLFKNREIALTGEANFNVKKKKSLRLPHKMFVHTNSGTVEVTGTIFNVYSRDNKTKVYLRQGKVKLNNLPDLPVIHMHPGDYIQYDMLDKTISKMKVAPQIIDSWILNKVIFEKTPVTDVFDHIKAVYGLGYVLKNTSLNEKSFTGVLPADDLSLLLKALEEAFNIKIIKKDKTLLITFK, from the coding sequence ATGAGTCCATCAAAATTCAACGGGTACAACAACTTCTCTGCAAAAGATTTTGCTGCTGATGATGATTTTGTCAGGTATGTTTGCAATCTCCATCCGGACGACATTACGTTTTGGAATACATTTTTGCAGATTTTTCCTGAAAAAAGTCAGGCTGTCAGAGAAGCAAAGTTACTGATTCAGGCATTGCAACCGGATCAGGCTTTGATGAATCAGGCTGAAGTGGAAGATTTATGGACTACGCTTTCGAAAAAACATCATGAAGTTTTTGTTTCACACGATGTTGGCAGAAAATTTGATTTGCTCAAAATAAAAAATGTCTTTTGGGGTACTGTAGCTGCTTCTGTGCTCATTCTGGCAGGAGTCTTGATATCACATCTTTTTAAAGGTGAAGATACATTTATATACAAGACAGGATTTGATCAGATAGCTTCTGTTGTTTTACCTGACAGTAGTATGGTGACCCTCAATGCCAATTCATCCATTAAAGTTTGGTCATCAGGATTGTTGTTTAAAAACAGGGAAATTGCACTTACAGGGGAAGCCAATTTTAATGTAAAAAAGAAAAAATCCTTACGGTTACCTCATAAAATGTTCGTGCATACCAATTCGGGAACTGTGGAAGTCACAGGAACCATTTTTAATGTCTATTCCAGAGACAACAAAACCAAAGTATATCTGCGGCAAGGCAAGGTAAAACTTAATAATTTGCCTGACTTACCAGTGATTCATATGCATCCGGGCGACTACATACAGTATGATATGCTGGATAAAACCATTTCAAAAATGAAGGTGGCGCCACAAATCATCGATTCATGGATTTTAAATAAAGTCATTTTCGAAAAAACGCCGGTGACAGATGTTTTTGATCATATAAAAGCAGTATATGGTTTGGGTTATGTTTTGAAAAACACATCATTGAATGAAAAGTCATTTACAGGCGTCTTACCTGCAGATGATCTTAGTCTGCTGCTGAAAGCACTTGAAGAAGCTTTTAATATAAAAATTATAAAAAAAGATAAAACGCTTTTAATTACATTTAAATAA
- a CDS encoding SusC/RagA family TonB-linked outer membrane protein has protein sequence MLKYKFNISLIFLLFLGFSSFAQEMTDIKKALRDIQDKYEVQFVYDDALVAGLKVGPYTNWDEKLDTKLDRILKPVKLTFSKISSQHYVIKASSLIEEKQDANTNVTPSKPVSNVKAKKETKITGIITDENDQPAIGVTVQVKTTGDGTITDFNGEYEIEIPENGVLIFSFIGYKTAEISVAGKSKIDLKLEVESTKIEEIVVVAYGVQKRAHLTGSVASLSSKELSQKPVDNLTTMLSGRLPGVITRQQSGVPGENQAKFFVRGRSSPTGSGAPLIIVDGVERPFDNLDPNEIESISILKDAASAAMYGVRAANGVVMITTKSGKESQKISLNFTSTYSISKNTAFPEYPDGVDYALWHNKARALDGQALDYSASDIDKIRNGDPDKILGNTQWTKMIFEPFAPQAYQNLNITGGNSKLRFFNNAAYLHQDGIIKGVSFDRINLRSNVEYEVNPNFNIALNIAGRVEERKQPGTSPGSQDITINNYKNIIFYSILARPTTLPNLPEGTALGWGNPIVARDQSGFYNQKRKIFQSTATFKYKIPGIDGLNVKANLSYDYENSLAKHFQVPQRLATWDYAKRELVYFDRLMSKDIASNKNELSQGFSDYHRITTQLSADYNKAFGKNTLNALVLFEEQSTKTSSFGVAAQDLPLASLPDLNFASQYITNSLYGSRGQRGTRGLVSRVGYIINDKYMTEFTGRADWSSRFAKGNRLGVFPAIALGWNISRENFFQPLTPVVSRLKLRASAGLLGNDDIGDFRFLKRFNLSGQPEVIFGDRSYLDLLTGAVPSYDITWEKTVTYNGGFEADIFDGMFSLEFDAFYKVTSDILQSIAGVFPPSVGGNFPSVVNAGKMEAKGFEAIVTHRKQVNKDFNYQISANVTLSRNKFLETDESPNVPPWQRRTGQPLGAVLGWVSDGLFQNAEEIASSALTTYEVKPGFIRYKDLNGDGVINFADRTWIGRSPIPEVIGGLNLSAGYKNLSVSAFFQGATRTDLMLTGEYLGAGFSDGTFFTQPFKWGANTPYFILENTWQKEGDQTEFPRLTTITPFNNNLSTDFWKRDASYLRLKTVEVSYSFNLKPNKYSGQTKLNVFFSGTNLWTLSRLKFIDPEAPTVNNGFYPQQKVYNFGINLSI, from the coding sequence ATGTTAAAATACAAATTCAATATCAGTTTAATTTTTCTTTTGTTTTTGGGATTCTCATCATTTGCTCAGGAAATGACAGATATCAAAAAAGCATTAAGAGATATTCAGGATAAATACGAAGTACAATTTGTCTATGACGATGCATTGGTAGCTGGGCTGAAGGTAGGCCCATATACCAATTGGGATGAAAAATTAGATACCAAATTAGACAGAATCCTTAAACCGGTAAAACTCACTTTTTCTAAAATCAGCAGTCAGCATTATGTCATCAAAGCATCATCACTAATAGAAGAAAAACAAGATGCCAATACCAATGTGACTCCCTCCAAGCCGGTATCAAATGTCAAAGCAAAAAAAGAAACAAAAATAACAGGAATCATCACAGACGAAAACGATCAGCCGGCGATCGGTGTGACTGTTCAGGTAAAAACTACTGGTGATGGCACTATTACAGATTTTAATGGTGAGTATGAAATCGAAATTCCCGAAAACGGAGTTTTGATTTTTTCATTTATAGGGTATAAAACGGCTGAAATATCTGTAGCGGGAAAATCAAAAATAGACCTTAAACTGGAAGTAGAAAGCACAAAAATTGAGGAAATCGTAGTGGTTGCATACGGGGTTCAGAAAAGAGCCCACCTGACAGGGTCGGTGGCATCGCTGAGCAGTAAGGAGCTTTCTCAAAAACCGGTAGACAATCTTACTACAATGCTATCCGGTCGATTACCCGGGGTCATCACCCGACAACAAAGCGGAGTTCCTGGAGAAAATCAGGCGAAATTTTTTGTCAGAGGGCGTAGTTCTCCCACAGGATCCGGAGCACCATTGATTATAGTGGATGGTGTGGAAAGACCGTTTGACAATCTTGATCCCAATGAAATCGAATCCATCTCCATCCTCAAAGATGCGGCATCCGCGGCAATGTATGGCGTCAGGGCTGCCAACGGAGTCGTGATGATCACAACAAAATCAGGAAAGGAAAGCCAAAAAATCAGTCTGAATTTTACCAGCACATACAGTATCTCAAAAAACACGGCATTTCCGGAGTATCCTGATGGTGTAGACTATGCATTGTGGCACAATAAAGCGAGAGCACTTGATGGTCAGGCATTAGATTATTCCGCTTCTGATATTGACAAAATAAGGAATGGAGACCCTGATAAGATATTAGGGAATACACAATGGACAAAAATGATTTTCGAACCGTTTGCACCGCAAGCTTACCAAAATCTCAATATCACAGGAGGAAACAGCAAACTCAGATTTTTTAACAATGCGGCATATTTGCATCAGGATGGCATCATCAAAGGCGTGTCTTTCGACAGAATCAATCTGCGATCCAATGTGGAGTATGAAGTCAACCCAAACTTCAATATTGCGCTGAATATCGCAGGAAGAGTTGAAGAACGTAAACAACCGGGAACATCACCCGGATCTCAGGATATTACGATCAACAATTATAAAAATATCATTTTTTATTCCATTCTGGCAAGACCAACCACACTTCCAAATCTGCCTGAGGGCACAGCATTGGGTTGGGGCAATCCGATAGTGGCAAGAGATCAATCCGGATTTTATAACCAAAAAAGAAAGATTTTTCAATCTACTGCTACATTTAAATATAAGATACCCGGCATAGATGGACTAAATGTCAAAGCCAATCTGTCATACGACTATGAAAACAGCCTTGCCAAACACTTTCAGGTGCCCCAAAGATTGGCTACATGGGATTATGCCAAACGCGAACTGGTGTATTTTGACAGATTAATGTCCAAAGATATCGCGTCTAATAAAAATGAACTTTCTCAGGGATTCAGTGATTATCACCGAATCACCACACAACTATCTGCTGACTACAATAAAGCTTTTGGCAAAAATACACTTAATGCACTGGTCTTATTTGAAGAACAGAGTACTAAAACTTCATCTTTTGGGGTAGCAGCTCAGGATCTTCCTCTTGCATCATTGCCTGATTTGAATTTTGCAAGCCAATATATAACCAACAGCCTATATGGGAGTCGAGGTCAAAGAGGTACCAGAGGTTTGGTATCAAGAGTAGGCTATATCATCAATGATAAATACATGACAGAATTTACGGGCAGAGCAGACTGGTCTTCCCGATTTGCCAAAGGTAACAGATTAGGCGTTTTTCCTGCCATAGCTCTTGGCTGGAACATCAGTCGGGAAAATTTCTTTCAGCCATTGACTCCTGTAGTGTCACGATTGAAGTTGAGGGCGTCAGCAGGACTTTTGGGCAATGATGACATCGGAGATTTCAGATTTTTAAAAAGATTTAATTTATCGGGCCAGCCTGAAGTCATATTTGGTGACAGGTCATATCTGGACCTTTTGACGGGCGCAGTACCAAGTTATGACATTACCTGGGAAAAGACAGTGACCTACAATGGTGGATTTGAAGCAGATATATTTGATGGTATGTTTTCTCTTGAGTTTGATGCATTTTACAAAGTCACTTCAGATATTTTACAAAGCATAGCAGGAGTATTTCCTCCTTCAGTAGGTGGAAATTTCCCATCCGTGGTCAATGCCGGAAAAATGGAAGCCAAAGGATTTGAAGCCATAGTCACTCACCGTAAACAGGTGAATAAAGATTTTAATTATCAGATTTCGGCCAATGTCACCCTTTCTCGAAATAAATTTTTGGAAACTGATGAGAGCCCAAATGTACCACCATGGCAACGCAGGACAGGTCAACCTCTGGGAGCTGTCTTAGGATGGGTATCTGACGGTCTGTTTCAGAATGCTGAAGAAATTGCATCATCGGCACTGACCACTTATGAGGTCAAACCAGGATTTATCAGGTATAAAGACCTCAATGGCGATGGTGTGATTAATTTTGCTGACAGAACATGGATAGGCAGAAGTCCGATTCCGGAGGTGATAGGAGGTTTGAATCTAAGTGCCGGATACAAAAACCTGTCAGTCAGCGCATTTTTTCAGGGAGCTACGCGCACAGACCTGATGCTCACGGGAGAGTACCTTGGTGCAGGTTTTTCTGATGGTACATTTTTTACCCAGCCATTCAAATGGGGAGCCAATACACCGTATTTTATCCTTGAAAACACCTGGCAAAAAGAAGGCGATCAGACAGAATTTCCCAGATTGACTACCATTACACCATTTAATAACAACCTGTCTACAGATTTCTGGAAAAGAGATGCATCTTATCTCAGACTCAAAACGGTAGAAGTGTCATATTCCTTCAATCTCAAGCCAAATAAATATTCGGGTCAAACCAAACTTAATGTATTTTTTAGTGGTACCAATCTGTGGACACTTAGTCGGCTGAAATTCATAGATCCTGAAGCGCCTACCGTCAATAATGGATTTTATCCACAGCAAAAAGTGTATAATTTTGGTATAAATCTTTCAATCTAA
- a CDS encoding phosphodiester glycosidase family protein produces MIKKGSNLLFIFWIFFSFAHGQEKISQDSVSFLNAVWSYDTITNGVIHTHFHFDSNQIFNSNQNIHILRVPKNSLNVQWEIGTAGNELLKTSSIAQKEGALAAINGSFFNMKKGGSVNFIRINGIMTDTSANEKGPGIYGQNQTGAFAFDNKNFVILQRESPSYGKWEENIPYPNVMECGPILLVNTQKQPLLDSPFNNNRHPRTCVCTTESETLLITADGRNANAQGLSLHELADVLIWLGCKDGLNLDGGGSTTFYLKDKGVVNMPCDNKLWDHEGERPVSNALMIVKK; encoded by the coding sequence ATGATAAAGAAGGGAAGTAACCTACTTTTTATTTTTTGGATTTTTTTCAGTTTTGCCCATGGGCAGGAAAAAATCAGCCAGGATTCTGTCTCTTTTTTGAATGCGGTATGGTCATACGATACTATAACCAATGGTGTCATCCACACACATTTCCATTTTGACAGCAATCAGATATTCAACTCCAATCAAAACATACATATCCTTCGTGTGCCTAAAAATAGTTTAAACGTCCAATGGGAAATCGGAACTGCAGGAAATGAGCTCCTGAAAACCAGTAGCATCGCACAAAAAGAAGGGGCACTTGCAGCGATCAACGGTTCTTTCTTCAATATGAAAAAGGGCGGAAGTGTCAATTTTATTCGCATTAACGGTATCATGACTGATACTTCTGCCAATGAAAAAGGCCCTGGAATCTACGGACAAAATCAAACCGGCGCATTCGCCTTTGATAATAAAAATTTTGTCATACTCCAAAGAGAATCGCCTTCTTATGGTAAATGGGAAGAAAATATCCCATACCCTAATGTAATGGAGTGCGGTCCAATACTGCTCGTAAATACTCAAAAACAACCACTACTTGACTCGCCATTTAACAACAACAGGCACCCTCGCACATGCGTCTGCACTACCGAATCAGAAACTTTGCTCATCACGGCTGATGGGCGCAATGCGAATGCTCAGGGTTTATCGTTGCACGAACTTGCTGACGTACTAATATGGTTAGGATGTAAGGATGGGCTCAATCTGGACGGTGGAGGATCTACTACTTTTTATTTGAAAGACAAAGGTGTTGTTAATATGCCCTGTGACAACAAACTGTGGGATCATGAGGGAGAGAGGCCGGTGAGCAATGCGTTGATGATTGTGAAAAAATGA
- a CDS encoding family 10 glycosylhydrolase, producing MKVFQILIGLVLSFSLLSSGCKKSDPMTVDESSFVIDSIKVFSPNNEPLYVNYNININKIDALVENDGVAGKAFIVKFIFPKGVNPLSIFPDISKPVDFKSPVTFEIQYTSAIKKSYTFTLNEEAINPARYNIESVQVLNEDNSATNIKLSQAGNDYIGLTQNQTSGKKYKLKITFPSKIVPLSILPDPATITDFSKEVVFTVKYDDQIVKTYTVKIGNYNTSDFARKVVRGVWVSDVGSDVFASKANIAECVNICKDIGINTIFVVTYNDAKTKYKSQVMKEYMGVEIDPKYAGRDPLTEMIEAAKPHGINVVAWFEYGFASVYGDNTGGALIAKYPAWASRDAAGSITEKNKFYWLDAFNPDVQQFIKKLMVEVVQKYPDLAGVQGDDRLPALASNGGYNATVTALYKTETGRTAPSNYLDAQWLQWRANKLSDFGEYIFKHIKSLNGKQMVSWSPSPYSWSLQNYLQDWPEWMRRNIVDHLHPQLYRTNFNDYKASFDQAMTNLAPFNFKELIFSPGILVGVGSGDSVTPAILDQKLAYNRQRGIEGETYFYYERIRKNVGFQDVIKKHNK from the coding sequence GTGAAAGTTTTTCAAATTTTAATAGGATTGGTTTTGTCTTTTTCATTACTATCATCAGGGTGTAAAAAAAGCGACCCTATGACTGTAGATGAAAGCAGTTTTGTCATTGACTCCATCAAAGTATTCAGCCCAAACAATGAACCCCTATATGTAAACTACAATATAAATATTAATAAAATTGATGCGTTGGTCGAAAACGATGGCGTGGCGGGCAAGGCTTTTATTGTAAAATTTATTTTTCCAAAAGGGGTAAATCCTTTGAGCATTTTTCCTGACATTTCAAAACCTGTTGACTTTAAAAGCCCTGTTACATTTGAAATACAATATACCAGCGCCATAAAAAAATCATATACTTTCACTCTTAATGAAGAAGCTATCAATCCGGCAAGGTATAACATCGAAAGTGTCCAGGTACTCAATGAAGACAACTCTGCAACTAATATCAAATTGTCGCAAGCTGGAAATGATTATATAGGTCTGACTCAAAATCAAACATCAGGCAAAAAATATAAACTTAAAATTACTTTTCCTTCAAAAATAGTACCTTTATCTATCTTGCCGGACCCTGCTACCATCACAGATTTCAGTAAAGAAGTTGTTTTTACAGTCAAATATGACGACCAGATCGTTAAAACTTATACGGTAAAAATCGGCAACTATAATACAAGTGATTTTGCTCGAAAAGTAGTAAGAGGCGTATGGGTAAGTGACGTAGGCAGTGATGTGTTTGCCTCCAAAGCCAATATTGCTGAATGTGTCAATATATGTAAAGACATCGGCATCAATACCATCTTTGTAGTCACCTACAACGATGCTAAAACCAAATATAAAAGCCAGGTGATGAAGGAATATATGGGTGTAGAGATAGACCCGAAATATGCCGGAAGAGACCCTCTCACCGAGATGATAGAAGCTGCAAAACCCCATGGCATCAATGTGGTAGCATGGTTTGAATATGGGTTTGCTTCAGTATATGGAGATAATACCGGAGGAGCATTGATTGCCAAATATCCGGCCTGGGCCTCAAGGGATGCAGCAGGCAGCATTACTGAAAAAAATAAATTTTACTGGTTGGATGCCTTCAATCCTGATGTACAGCAATTCATAAAAAAACTCATGGTAGAAGTGGTACAGAAATATCCTGACCTTGCTGGCGTCCAGGGTGATGACAGGCTACCGGCATTGGCATCCAATGGTGGTTATAATGCCACAGTCACAGCACTTTATAAAACAGAGACAGGCAGAACAGCTCCATCAAATTACCTTGATGCACAATGGCTTCAATGGCGTGCCAACAAATTATCAGATTTTGGAGAATATATCTTCAAACACATTAAATCACTGAATGGCAAACAAATGGTGTCGTGGTCTCCATCGCCATACAGTTGGTCCTTGCAAAACTATCTTCAGGATTGGCCGGAATGGATGAGACGCAACATAGTAGATCATCTTCATCCACAGCTCTATCGTACCAATTTCAATGACTACAAAGCTTCTTTTGATCAGGCAATGACAAATCTGGCACCATTTAATTTTAAAGAATTGATATTCAGTCCGGGCATATTGGTTGGAGTAGGCAGTGGTGATAGCGTCACACCTGCAATTTTGGACCAAAAACTGGCATATAACAGACAGCGTGGCATTGAAGGAGAGACATACTTCTACTATGAACGCATCAGAAAAAATGTAGGATTTCAGGATGTGATTAAGAAGCATAATAAGTAA
- a CDS encoding RagB/SusD family nutrient uptake outer membrane protein, protein MKKYIVFLFIVFGSCSDTIDFVPTNSYNEIAVWENEQSVNLYINSFYRIFNDYFNYGARPIGSDGTMSDGLTDIAKYSSNSPGEGTANLIMTQDGYTSVAANHFGVWANAYAWNRRILEFLEDLSKYSSKFSEPVRLRMEAEVRFFRGYIFFLTFRSHGPFIIRKSLADPLEMSINSEGECWDFIEADFDFAATHLPGSWQINTDDGRVTKWAALSMKARAMLYAERWQKAADASKKVIDEGGFALEANFADIFVNDKNRKSKEHILLKKYNHTFGLFHGIDEMIAPSGDIQGKGCRLCPTQELVDAFFISDGTVFSTASPFDSTMYLNRESRFYATILYNGATWKGRKVQTWVGENAGIGNGIDRFLPYNSSPYPNTTVTGYYFRKLADEANLNFDLAYRKSDQDCIEIRLAEVYLILAEAYINLNRKSDAEQWILKVRNRSLQEDVTTLKSDIKAELIKERMLELALEGHRFWDLRRWKLASNVLHGKKLHGAMITKLSNGKLKYERVDIDVNTRIYPERFDRFPYPISELNNNSKITTQPNGW, encoded by the coding sequence ATGAAAAAATATATCGTCTTTTTATTCATAGTTTTCGGAAGTTGCTCCGACACAATAGATTTTGTACCAACCAACAGTTACAATGAAATAGCTGTATGGGAAAATGAACAAAGTGTCAACCTGTATATCAACTCCTTTTACCGAATTTTTAATGACTATTTCAATTATGGTGCCAGGCCTATTGGCAGTGATGGTACTATGTCAGACGGTCTTACAGACATAGCCAAGTATTCTTCCAATTCTCCCGGTGAGGGCACTGCCAATCTTATCATGACACAAGATGGATATACGTCAGTAGCGGCCAATCACTTTGGAGTATGGGCCAATGCCTATGCGTGGAACAGGCGAATTTTGGAATTTCTTGAAGATCTTTCCAAATATTCATCTAAATTTTCGGAACCTGTGAGGTTGCGTATGGAAGCAGAAGTCAGATTTTTCAGAGGTTATATTTTTTTCCTGACCTTCAGAAGCCATGGTCCATTTATCATCAGAAAATCTCTTGCTGATCCGTTGGAGATGTCGATCAATTCAGAAGGAGAGTGCTGGGACTTTATAGAAGCTGATTTTGATTTTGCAGCAACACATCTTCCCGGAAGCTGGCAGATCAATACAGACGATGGCAGGGTGACTAAATGGGCAGCCCTTTCTATGAAAGCTAGGGCCATGCTTTATGCTGAAAGATGGCAAAAGGCCGCTGATGCATCTAAAAAAGTTATCGATGAAGGCGGGTTTGCTTTAGAAGCCAACTTTGCTGACATCTTTGTAAATGATAAAAACAGAAAAAGCAAAGAACACATTCTGTTAAAAAAATATAACCATACCTTTGGCTTATTCCATGGTATAGACGAGATGATCGCTCCAAGCGGAGACATCCAGGGTAAGGGTTGTCGTTTATGCCCGACACAGGAGTTGGTCGATGCTTTTTTTATAAGTGATGGTACGGTTTTCAGTACGGCATCGCCTTTTGACTCTACGATGTATCTCAACAGAGAAAGCAGATTTTATGCCACAATTTTGTATAATGGTGCAACATGGAAAGGCAGGAAAGTGCAAACCTGGGTAGGCGAAAATGCAGGAATTGGCAACGGCATAGACAGATTTCTCCCATATAACAGCTCTCCTTATCCAAATACCACAGTTACAGGATATTACTTCCGAAAACTTGCAGATGAAGCCAACCTTAACTTTGATCTTGCCTACAGAAAAAGTGATCAGGACTGCATAGAGATACGTCTTGCAGAAGTGTACCTGATATTGGCAGAAGCATATATCAACCTCAACAGGAAATCTGATGCAGAACAATGGATACTGAAAGTACGTAACCGATCTCTTCAAGAGGATGTCACTACATTAAAATCTGATATCAAGGCTGAATTAATCAAAGAACGAATGCTTGAACTGGCACTGGAAGGACATAGATTCTGGGATCTGAGAAGGTGGAAACTTGCCTCCAATGTATTGCATGGTAAAAAATTGCACGGTGCGATGATCACAAAACTAAGTAATGGCAAACTAAAATATGAAAGGGTAGATATAGATGTCAACACAAGAATATATCCTGAAAGATTTGACAGATTTCCATACCCGATCAGCGAATTGAATAATAACTCAAAAATAACAACCCAACCCAATGGATGGTAA
- a CDS encoding DUF4623 domain-containing protein, which yields MLKFYKILVLLILLAGSRQLISQSTLLNPITTLIDKSKAGNKLPTIIDNAGNTRGAGFNGENIFVATRTGGNIIYYWDVAKPDDDPKTMNTSIITGGAFPLSDLTAVGKKVFASNMVNATGSLFKMYGWANKDAQPKVLLEFAAPASTRLGDAFSVVGDPATDGLLIASGHGTKSFYIWKMKGDTISDKTPNIVTLDSVMNVNFARITKVPQSDMYLASGSSMGMALLDKDFKVLEWIKPGVYFPSWPMYAQVVFYKGKRLLAYQHVKTSPVENFSYVLDISSDSTTLSAFKNIGAKPAVDRIIHSASIGNVSNGNASVSVDILPDDAGNLLTLSYSAGNGFILQQYGNVVKPSIKPVSTIIDKSKFSNKLPAIIDNSSNTRGAGFNGENVFVATRTGGNIIYYWDVAKPDDDPKTMNTSIITGGAFPLSDLTAVGKKVFASNMVNATGSLFKMYGWANKDAQPKVLLEFAAPASTRLGDAFSVVGDPATDGLLIASGHGTKSFYIWKMKGDTISDKTPNIVTLDSVMNVNFARITKVPQSDMYLAGGSSMGMALLDKDFKLLEWIKPGVYFPSWAMYAQVFTYKNQRLLGYVHTKSSPVENFLYVVDITTGANIRDALKDLIATPFTDRLIHSVNLGNVTNGNASVGLSILPDALGNVWAMAYGAGNGFVLQRFGDKISSAWDYNVSAFKMYPNPSSGILNIDSEYRIKKVVVFDINGRMIDAMPSDSQQITLDVSGFQNGVYFVSLQTDGGLFSKKLIIQK from the coding sequence ATGCTGAAGTTTTACAAAATTCTGGTTTTATTAATTCTATTGGCCGGAAGCAGACAGCTTATCAGTCAGTCAACCCTACTTAACCCAATTACCACCCTTATCGACAAGTCAAAAGCAGGAAATAAACTGCCCACTATCATTGACAATGCAGGAAATACAAGAGGTGCAGGCTTCAATGGCGAAAATATATTTGTCGCTACCCGAACAGGGGGAAATATCATTTATTACTGGGATGTTGCCAAGCCTGATGATGATCCCAAAACCATGAATACAAGCATCATCACCGGTGGTGCATTTCCTTTGTCAGATCTAACTGCTGTAGGTAAAAAAGTCTTTGCAAGCAATATGGTCAATGCCACAGGAAGCTTATTTAAAATGTATGGCTGGGCAAATAAAGACGCTCAACCAAAAGTATTACTGGAGTTTGCAGCACCAGCAAGTACAAGGCTTGGTGATGCATTTTCTGTCGTAGGAGATCCTGCTACAGACGGCTTGCTTATTGCTTCAGGTCATGGCACCAAGAGTTTTTATATCTGGAAAATGAAAGGTGACACCATTTCAGACAAAACACCAAACATTGTTACATTAGACAGCGTGATGAATGTCAACTTTGCCCGAATTACCAAAGTACCTCAAAGCGATATGTATTTGGCAAGTGGTTCCTCTATGGGTATGGCCCTTCTCGACAAAGACTTCAAAGTACTTGAATGGATAAAACCAGGAGTATACTTCCCAAGCTGGCCTATGTATGCACAGGTAGTATTTTATAAAGGAAAAAGATTGCTGGCTTATCAGCATGTCAAAACGAGTCCGGTAGAAAACTTTTCCTATGTACTGGATATCAGTAGTGACAGCACTACATTGAGTGCATTTAAAAATATTGGGGCCAAACCAGCAGTTGACAGGATCATACACTCTGCTTCCATCGGCAATGTGTCCAATGGTAATGCGAGTGTAAGTGTGGATATTTTACCGGATGATGCCGGCAATTTACTGACCCTCAGTTATTCGGCCGGAAATGGATTTATCCTCCAGCAATACGGCAATGTTGTAAAACCGTCTATAAAACCTGTGTCAACCATTATAGATAAATCCAAATTTTCCAACAAATTACCGGCAATCATTGATAATTCCAGTAATACACGAGGAGCCGGATTTAATGGAGAAAATGTTTTTGTTGCCACGCGCACCGGTGGTAATATCATATACTATTGGGATGTCGCCAAGCCTGATGATGATCCCAAAACCATGAATACAAGCATCATCACCGGTGGTGCATTTCCTTTGTCAGATCTAACTGCTGTAGGTAAAAAAGTCTTTGCAAGCAATATGGTCAATGCCACAGGAAGCTTATTTAAAATGTATGGCTGGGCAAATAAAGACGCTCAACCAAAAGTATTACTGGAGTTTGCAGCACCAGCAAGTACAAGGCTTGGTGATGCATTTTCTGTAGTGGGAGATCCTGCTACAGACGGCTTGCTTATTGCTTCAGGTCATGGCACCAAGAGTTTTTATATCTGGAAAATGAAAGGTGACACCATTTCAGACAAAACACCAAACATTGTTACATTAGACAGCGTGATGAATGTTAACTTTGCCCGAATAACCAAAGTACCTCAAAGCGATATGTATTTGGCAGGTGGTTCCTCTATGGGTATGGCACTTCTTGACAAAGACTTCAAATTACTTGAATGGATAAAACCAGGGGTATACTTCCCAAGCTGGGCGATGTATGCTCAGGTATTTACATACAAAAACCAAAGACTGCTTGGCTATGTGCACACTAAATCAAGTCCGGTAGAAAACTTTCTTTATGTGGTAGATATCACAACGGGTGCAAATATAAGAGATGCACTCAAAGATTTGATAGCTACTCCTTTTACAGATAGACTCATTCACTCTGTAAACTTAGGAAATGTAACCAATGGAAATGCAAGTGTAGGTTTAAGTATTTTGCCTGATGCACTCGGTAATGTCTGGGCTATGGCTTATGGTGCCGGAAACGGATTTGTCCTTCAGAGATTTGGTGATAAAATATCCTCGGCCTGGGATTATAATGTCTCTGCTTTCAAAATGTACCCCAATCCATCAAGTGGCATACTGAATATAGATTCTGAATACAGGATAAAAAAAGTAGTGGTTTTTGACATCAATGGAAGAATGATAGATGCTATGCCTTCAGATTCTCAACAAATCACACTGGATGTGAGCGGCTTTCAAAATGGAGTTTACTTTGTTTCATTGCAGACAGACGGCGGACTTTTCAGCAAAAAACTGATCATTCAAAAATAG